In a genomic window of Flavobacteriales bacterium:
- a CDS encoding T9SS type A sorting domain-containing protein, translated as MNRSRILFVGIALLAAIALFLPRQASAQGEVLTPLQARPVPEAVRAMQKADGLNEHFIYLYDPQTLPIVDDFSIDRTRKRWAQATDPGVTLEETIYRLEVAGVSTWDMVFSDDTTFTYLTDMDPVPPVTTRTPLAPTTVLVRDVTVYPPTDLVVEAWPAYNIFDTIQSPSPDILFLTSPELIQDSLLVYEVPADTRTYINPDNSVRPLILWEDDDVYINGNYPIEPPTIGVATFDGLARTGYPYNYDQFTAYGIADHLTSVDIDLSAFGPEDSLYVSFFYQPQGLSGDNAVQPLDSLVLEFWAPQLQYWSRVWSTPYVPFQDFQQVLVPIKLAQFFHEGFKFRFLNYGTLSGSYDHWHLDYVRLDQQRSFDDTRLIDVAYMYPETSLLQTYTSVTFEKFAEAPSTYMAQSITALQRNLDTEDRFITYGMLAREENGNGPVAFSNGLNSSGNASSIFPSDHPIAAAPNNFVYDPTLSTDAAFWRVKLWTNTTPDICKYNDTVNFVQEISNCMAYDDGSAEMGYGITAAGAAAALRFDISGQDSLRAVRMYFNPQANDPNDSPNPEEGRFLITVWKSLSPEVIQHQNFTFSSPTYRLDGIDHFVEIPLDSTIMVEGTIYVGWVQTNNVKLNVGFDRNRNNQDKLFRRLTLNFGPSTQQGSLMLRPVFVAAVDPFASVPEVADGPGMLLFPNPANEAVMARTSFPVEGARLLIHDAMGRTVADDRFTDGRFVDVSALASGLYVVRIAHADGSLIAQERLLIQR; from the coding sequence ATGAACCGTAGCCGGATACTCTTCGTCGGCATCGCGTTGCTTGCAGCCATTGCGCTGTTCCTGCCCCGGCAGGCAAGCGCGCAAGGCGAAGTGCTTACGCCATTGCAGGCGCGTCCTGTGCCCGAAGCTGTCCGCGCCATGCAGAAGGCCGATGGGCTCAACGAGCACTTCATCTACCTCTACGACCCCCAGACCTTGCCCATCGTCGATGATTTCTCCATCGACCGCACCCGCAAGCGATGGGCACAGGCCACGGATCCCGGCGTCACGCTCGAAGAGACCATCTACCGTTTGGAAGTGGCCGGCGTGAGCACATGGGACATGGTCTTCAGCGACGACACCACCTTCACCTACCTCACCGATATGGATCCCGTGCCGCCGGTGACCACGCGCACACCGCTTGCGCCGACCACGGTCCTCGTGCGCGATGTCACGGTCTATCCGCCTACGGACCTCGTCGTGGAAGCCTGGCCGGCCTACAACATCTTCGATACGATCCAGAGCCCGTCGCCCGACATCCTCTTCCTCACCAGCCCGGAGCTGATCCAGGATTCGCTCCTGGTCTATGAGGTTCCCGCCGATACGCGCACCTACATCAACCCGGATAACAGCGTGCGCCCGCTGATCCTTTGGGAGGATGACGATGTTTACATCAACGGCAACTATCCCATTGAGCCCCCAACGATCGGCGTGGCCACCTTCGATGGATTGGCGCGCACGGGGTACCCGTACAACTACGATCAATTCACGGCTTACGGCATCGCTGATCACCTCACCTCGGTTGACATCGACCTCTCCGCCTTCGGACCAGAGGACTCCCTTTACGTGAGCTTCTTCTACCAGCCCCAGGGCCTCAGCGGCGACAATGCCGTGCAGCCGCTGGACAGCCTTGTGCTCGAGTTCTGGGCGCCCCAATTGCAGTACTGGAGCCGTGTTTGGAGCACGCCGTATGTTCCGTTTCAGGATTTCCAGCAAGTGCTGGTGCCCATCAAGCTCGCACAGTTCTTCCACGAAGGCTTCAAGTTCCGCTTCCTCAACTATGGCACCCTGAGCGGCTCCTATGACCACTGGCACCTCGATTACGTGCGCCTTGATCAACAGCGCAGCTTCGACGATACGCGCCTGATCGATGTGGCCTACATGTACCCGGAGACCAGTTTGCTGCAGACCTACACCAGCGTCACGTTCGAGAAGTTCGCTGAGGCGCCTTCGACCTACATGGCACAGAGCATCACCGCCTTGCAGCGGAACTTGGACACCGAGGACCGATTCATCACCTACGGCATGCTCGCCCGCGAGGAGAACGGCAATGGGCCGGTGGCATTCAGCAATGGGCTCAACTCCAGCGGCAACGCCAGTTCCATCTTCCCGAGCGACCATCCCATCGCAGCCGCACCGAACAACTTCGTGTACGACCCCACCCTCAGCACCGATGCCGCCTTCTGGCGCGTGAAGCTCTGGACCAACACCACGCCCGATATCTGCAAGTACAACGACACGGTCAACTTCGTGCAGGAGATCAGCAACTGCATGGCCTATGACGACGGCAGCGCGGAGATGGGCTATGGCATCACCGCAGCGGGTGCCGCCGCTGCCCTGCGCTTCGATATCAGCGGACAGGACAGCCTGCGCGCCGTGCGCATGTACTTCAATCCGCAAGCGAACGACCCGAACGACTCGCCCAACCCGGAAGAAGGCCGGTTCCTGATCACTGTTTGGAAGAGCCTCAGCCCGGAGGTGATCCAGCACCAGAACTTCACCTTCTCATCGCCCACCTATCGACTCGACGGCATCGACCATTTCGTGGAGATCCCGCTCGACAGCACGATCATGGTCGAGGGCACCATCTATGTGGGCTGGGTGCAGACCAACAACGTGAAGCTCAACGTCGGCTTCGACCGCAACCGCAACAACCAGGACAAGCTCTTCCGCAGGCTCACGCTCAACTTCGGACCGAGCACGCAACAGGGCTCCTTGATGCTGCGACCCGTATTCGTAGCGGCGGTGGATCCCTTCGCGAGCGTGCCGGAAGTTGCGGATGGCCCAGGCATGCTCCTGTTCCCGAACCCGGCCAATGAGGCGGTAATGGCACGGACCAGCTTCCCGGTTGAAGGCGCGCGGCTGCTGATCCATGATGCCATGGGCCGCACCGTGGCGGATGACCGCTTCACGGACGGCCGCTTCGTTGATGTGAGCGCGCTGGCCAGCGGCCTCTACGTGGTGCGGATCGCCCATGCCGATGGCTCACTGATCGCGCAAGAGCGTTTGCTGATCCAGCGCTGA